The following nucleotide sequence is from Cucumis melo cultivar AY chromosome 1, USDA_Cmelo_AY_1.0, whole genome shotgun sequence.
aaattgaaactattccGATGTagcaaacaaaataaataaataaataaataaaacttaaatgatttataaattgatagattttgttacaTACGtacataattttaattttcttattatatttgataataTCCTAAACTTTAAAACGATAattcaataataaaacaaacaaaatgagAACCAGAATTAAgacttatttaaaaaaataaataatattttgaaaattatttgtcataagatttcaaaaaactatattTGATGGATATCAAGAAAAtcgtaaaaaataaaatatttcacaaaatatttacattttataaaataaaagtataataaattttttattttatgatgcgtaaatagtttgttattttttttttatttttgaaaaaaatcataataatattatgttatatttataaaattttaaatttattttaatttaaatgaaATTCGAAGTCGTCGGACTTTTTTCTCACTTTCTTCCAATAGCGTATGAAGAAAGGAATGATAACAATGGTGAATGCGTGATAAGGCGACGCGGTTTTTGGTTGttcattttaaaattgatttggTTGTTTATAAGAAATTAATGTCACTGTCAACATTAGAATAATAATGACAATTTTATATGCAGAAAATGGGAGCATTGGCTGTCAGTTTTTTGTTTTGTGGACTAAAATCAAATCACTATGCTAAGCTTTGGTTGTAAGTATAACCCTTTTAAAATTGACCATTCACATTTTAAACTTATGGTGTAGTCAAAGCAAGTTGATTATTGAAGTTTTGTTATTGGGATATCTAATATTGACTTTAAAGTATTTATCATTGTTGTTTGAGGCTCAAGCATGGATTATAGACTGCTCGACTTTTAGAATATATGGGTATTTTATCGAGCATCACGGTATTtaggttataatagtttgttTTTTGAACAAACTATGTTAACACGAgcaaaaaatagtaaataatgtaacaaaaaaagaaaaaggataatCAATAGAAAAAAAGTAAATAGTGGAATTTCTTTTGGAAATCAAGTATAGTAATTGTATAGTGATGACCTAAATGATGTACGTGATCCAAATTCTCATAGTAGGCTATTGTCATTAGTCATTGGAAAAGCATGGTTGATCGAAAGATCGAATTGATTGACCAAACAAAAGTTGATTAGTCAGATAATGAGAGGGGTTTGTCGGTATCAGtttggaaaattttaaaataaaagaaaagtttagaaaaagaattaaacTGATTGATTGACTTTTACTCCTTAATAATGAAGGATGGTTCGAACATCAACTAAGTTGACCATAGCCAATTTAGCGATGATTTGGTTGAAAAATCAATCAACTTTGATCGGCCGATGAACACCTCTAATTGTCGCACATATTCACGTTACATTCAAGATATTTAGTAAAgttcttattttttaaacaaacgTACAAAATCGAggttattatttctttttataattttacaaaaattttattCTATGGTTGCATAAAACCCTTGAAAAACCTCTTACACACACAAAGGGTAGCAAATTACAATTTTTATCCAAATGGGCTAAATTCGTAAATAAAcagtaaaagaaagagaagaagaagaagaagaaaaagccCCTAAACCCTTcgttccccccccccccccccccccccccgcccACTTCCTCTCTCTTCTTCTCTCATATTTTTTTGCCGCCACGCCTCTCAGGCCGCCACGCCAACCACCAATCGCCGTCGATGTATGTCTGAAtcaaatgttttttcttttatttgttattttttcgaTTCGTGATTTGTAACTAGTAAATTTGGAGCGATTCTAATATGGCTTCTTTTTTTGTATCTGTTCTTTTCGTGGACCGACCCGATCCTTTTTTGCCCTTGGTTCCTCATTCAGCGTGTCTTGCTTCAACCGCTGCAGCCGCCCCCAGTACCGACGGAAAATAAGTCTCCGCCGTCGTTCATTGCTGTCGGACTGTAATTCCCGAAGCCACTTCCTTCCTGTCCGGATTCTTCGGATTGATATCTTGAAATTTAGAGTTCGTCGACGGAATCAATGGCGGAAGACACGAAATCTCTTGAATTTGAAGAAAACCATAACGCAGAACCAGACGCAAACTCACAGTCTCCagcgaagaagaagaagaagagtgaaaagaagaagaaacgagTTCTATCAATGAATGCTAAAATCCAAGTTCTCAGCAACCAGCCCCAGAAAATTCCGCCGGTAGTTGGTTATTTCCCGTCTGGGTTTGATCCTCACAAGGATGCTGACAAGGAACAGTCCCATTCTGTAAGGGCTAGGGTTTATAAGCACAGGAACAAACCAAATAGGATGCAGCTGGTTGTGAGTCCAACAGGGTCGAATGTGGATTTTGTTGGTACCAATTATTTAGGCGAGGCTACCGCTGGGAAACAGCATTGCACCTATGCTCTGGGTGTTCTTGATAAGGCCACACAAAGCTTAAAGATAGTGCCTATTGCATCGAATATGGTATTTTATTCTTCATAGTGAATGTAGAGAATTAGAATTTGTGAAAATTTGAATTCTACTTGAtgcatttttgtttttgtttactCACTTAAGTTATAAAcgcctcttcttcttcatcatcattatttatttacatatcatcaatttttttgtatattttcCTTCGAATGAATTGGGCTCCTAGATCTGCTTTGCTCGATCTTTTCTGGAAAGACCACTAAACGGGGTGTGAGGCTGGGAGATTACACCACTGAAGTTTCTGAACTATTAAGTTTGTGCTATTGTGAACTTTGTTGGATatggttttgtttttttcattttgtttcaaACTTACtacataatttttttagaattagGCTTACCTTTGTGATGCATTTTATCTACTTTACTAATTGTTAATACTGTACCTAATAATCATAATTGTGTTGCTAAGTTTGATATTTATGTCTGCAGATACTTAGATTAGACCCAAAAGTCAGAGGTTCAGACGTTTCTGAAAATGAATCCCCAAGTGTGGCAAATGAAGAGCTCTCTCTGCAGGAGAAAGCTAATAGAATGAGAGAGCTCACCGCACTCTATGGAACAAAGAAGTCAAAAAAACAGGTAGAAATTGAATACTGGAATTGCTCTCTTGCAACCAACTTTCCCTTGGGCATGTTTGAAATGAATTTTCGACTGCCCAAGCTTGGGAGTGATTTAAAAAGgagttaaaataatttttgtCATATTTAAATTGTTCTGAAACACATCTATAATCACATTATCGTATCATCAAAATTGGTTTAAATTGGTTTTGAACTATGAAAAACATGTttaagaataattttgaaaatcacAAAAGCAATATAAAATGTTTTGAAGTCAATTTCAAACATGGACTTAGTACCAACGCATGCTGGACTTAACCTTATTAGCAAGTGGAGAAATCTTGGGTGGCATGTTATCATGAAAGAGGATTACATCTTTTCTATTTACCTGTTTTGTTGCTTTTAGTTTGTTTCGGATGGGATCTGTTCCATTTTTCCAATATCATCATCTTGACCCTCTTCCTGAAAAAGAATCTCTTTGACACTTGAGATGGAGATGTTTGACCATGACCTCTAAGTAAAAGAAACTATGTTTTCGATGATGAAGTCACTTACAAATGGCAGTTTTAGGAAGTAGCAACAAAACGTTTGATATTTGTTAATTTGTTGCAGGCACAGAAGCTGCATGCATTGAAGCAAGAGGATGATCCTGAAACCAAGAACGATCTAGATGGGAGAATGAAAAATGTGGTGGTAAACAAAGAGGCCTTGGAAGGTACGCAGGCAGAGATTGCTCGTAATATACCAGCATACAATGCTTCTGCAACTACTCCACAAGAAGTTTACCCGCTCGACAAGATTATCCTCAAGGGAGAATGGAGTTTTCTGGAAGATCTTTATTTCCGTTTGCGAGAAACAGCTGAAATAAATGCTACTTATCCTTCTTTTGTTCGCAACAGAATTTATAAATTGCAAGACATTCAGGTACGGTGTCAAGAAGGTTCTGGTTGTAATTGTCTTTATGAATATTCTGAGATTAAATATTCTTCCTTTCTGATACATATTCATGAATCATGTGGATGGCCAATATTATTTGTTAAGTATCATGCCTCATTTGTTGGTTGATTGATGTTTTCAATCTGCGTGCTTTTTGAAACTACTCGACTTCTTTGTTTGATTCTTTGCCTTCATTTCTTTAGTGGAAAAAGAGCTTGCTCTCAAGCCTTGACTACTAACAGGCATTCgctatttattcattttcttcctaTTGCTTGTTCTAAGTTGTATAAAGGCTTTCAGTAGGTGTACTTGTCGATTTTTGAAACAAGTATTTTTCTGTTGAAAAGGAGCCTCTTTTCGGAACAGAACGACTGTTTATTCAGGGctttctatttttcattatttgtattgaatcttttcttttttgttttgatgtTTAAATCATCTTAGGacgaggaagagaaaaagaagctCTGCTGCATATTTTCATATATCACTCATCTGATAAAGTATAAGGATCAGCATTCTATGGGTGATGTTTCTTCTGCAAAGGGTCATAAAATTCCCAGCATGCTACGCCAAAAGTTCTCATCCATGTTTCCAACTGCCGAGTCGAGAAGACTGTCAGCAGATAAAATTAATCTTCTCATTAGCCACGTTTTGGTGCTTACGCTATTTGCCGATGAATTCAGCAGCGATCCTGCAGACATAGCAAAGGATTTGAGAACTAGTCCTTACGATCTAAGACTCCATTTTGATAATTTGGGTTGCAAGTTTATACGCAAGAACAACTTGTCATTGGCTACACTTCCTGTTCCTCTTCAATTTCCCGAGTTGAGGCAAAAGCGACGACGATAGGCGTGATGGCTGGATTATAGAAGTTTCACTTTTATTGTTGTTGAAGAAGCTGAATTCTTTCTAGGCAGCAAAGTTGGAGCAATTTTGTGGAGTGAAACGGGTAAATGGTCATTTTTGTAATTCAGATGTTATTTCTTTCGTATTGCAAATGGCAATGCCAACTTGTTTATCTATGAAGTACTTCTGCTTAGAAAGGTGTTTCATTATTTGGAAGTTGAAACTTTGGATAATCACAAATTTATTTGGAAACAAGTCAAatgacttttcttttttatcttacAAATCATTAACGTGTTTTTTagctaattttaacattttaattgaaagttt
It contains:
- the LOC103500711 gene encoding uncharacterized protein LOC103500711, with amino-acid sequence MAEDTKSLEFEENHNAEPDANSQSPAKKKKKSEKKKKRVLSMNAKIQVLSNQPQKIPPVVGYFPSGFDPHKDADKEQSHSVRARVYKHRNKPNRMQLVVSPTGSNVDFVGTNYLGEATAGKQHCTYALGVLDKATQSLKIVPIASNMILRLDPKVRGSDVSENESPSVANEELSLQEKANRMRELTALYGTKKSKKQAQKLHALKQEDDPETKNDLDGRMKNVVVNKEALEGTQAEIARNIPAYNASATTPQEVYPLDKIILKGEWSFLEDLYFRLRETAEINATYPSFVRNRIYKLQDIQDEEEKKKLCCIFSYITHLIKYKDQHSMGDVSSAKGHKIPSMLRQKFSSMFPTAESRRLSADKINLLISHVLVLTLFADEFSSDPADIAKDLRTSPYDLRLHFDNLGCKFIRKNNLSLATLPVPLQFPELRQKRRR